In Cervus elaphus chromosome 29, mCerEla1.1, whole genome shotgun sequence, a single window of DNA contains:
- the LOC122686289 gene encoding elongation factor 1-alpha 1-like, with protein sequence MGKEKTHINIVVIGHIDSEKSNTTGHLIYKCGGIDKRSIETFEKEAAEMGKGSLKYAWVLDKLKAEHERGIAIDISLGKFETSKYYVTSIDAPGHKDFIKNMITGTSKADCAVLIGAAGVGEFEASISKNGQTREHALLAYTLGVKQLIVGVNKMESTEPPYSQKRYEEIVKEVSTYIKKIGYNPDRVAFVPISGWNGDNMLEPSANMPWFKGWKVTRKDGNASGATLLEALDCTLPPTRPTDKPLHLPLQDVYKIAGIGTVPVGRVETGVLKPGMVVTFPPVNVTTEVKSVEMHHEALREALPGDSVGFNVKNVSVKDVRRGNVAGDSKNDPPMEAAGFTAQVILNHPGQISAGYAPVLDCHTAHIACKFAELKEKNDCHSGKKLEDGPKFLKSGDASIVDMVPGKPMCVKSFSDYPPLGHFAVHDMRQTVAVGVIKAVDKKAAGVGKVTKSAQKAQKAK encoded by the coding sequence atgggaaaggagaagaCCCACATTAACATCGTTGTCATTGGGCACATAGATTCAGAGAAGTCTAACACGACTGGCCATCTGATCTACAAATGTGGCGGGATTGACAAGAGGTCAATTGAAACATTCGAGAAGGAGGCTGCTGAGATGGGAAAGGGCTCCTTAAAATATGCCTGGGTCTTGGACAAACTGAAAGCTGAACATGAGCGTGGTATCGCCATTGATATCTCCCTGGGGAAATTTGAGACCAGCAAGTATTATGTTACCAGCATTGATGCCCCAGGACACAAAGACTTCATAAAAAACATGATTACAGGCACATCCAAGGCTGACTGTGCTGTCCTGATTGGTGCTGCTGGTGTTGGTGAATTTGAAGCCAGTATCTCCAAGAATGGGCAGACCCGTGAGCATGCCCTTCTGGCTTACACTCTGGGTGTGAAACAACTAATTGTTGGAGTTAACAAAATGGAGTCCACTGAGCCACCCTATAGCCAGAAGAGATACGAGGAAATTGTTAAGGAAGTCAGCACCTACATTAAGAAAATTGGCTACAACCCTGACAGAGTAGCATTTGTGCCAATTTCTGGCTGGAATGGTGACAACATGCTGGAGCCAAGTGCTAACATGCCATGGTTCAAGGGATGGAAAGTCACCCGTAAGGATGGCAACGCCAGTGGAGCCACTCTGCTTGAAGCTCTGGACTGCACCCTGCCACCAACTCGCCCAACTGACAAACCCTTGCATTTGCCTCTCCAGGATGTCTATAAAATTGCTGGTATTGGTACTGTCCCTGTGGGTCGCGTGGAGACTGGTGTTCTCAAACCTGGCATGGTGGTCACCTTTCCTCCAGTCAATGTAACAACTGAAGTGAAGTCTGTAGAAATGCACCATGAAGCACTGAGGGAAGCCCTTCCTGGGGACAGTGTGGGCTTCAATGTCAAGAATGTGTCTGTCAAAGATGTCCGTCGTGGCAATGTGGCTGGTGACAGCAAAAATGATCCACCCATGGAAGCTGCTGGCTTCACAGCTCAGGTGATTTTGAACCATCCAGGCCAAATCAGTGCTGGATATGCACCTGTGCTGGATTGTCACACAGCTCACATCGCTTGCAAGTTTGCTGAGCTGAAGGAGAAAAATGATTGTCATTCTGGGAAAAAGCTGGAAGATGGCCCTAAATTCTTGAAATCTGGTGATGCTTCCATCGTTGATATGGTTCCTGGCAAGCCCATGTGTGTCAAGAGCTTCTCTGATTATCCTCCCCTGGGCCATTTTGCTGTGCATGACATGAGACAGACAGTCGCTGTGGGTGTCATCAAAGCAGTGGACAAGAAGGCAGCTGGAGTTGGCAAGGTCACCAAGTCTGCCCAGAAAGCTCAGAAGGCTAAATGA